cgaccgtgGAATTtctcctcgagtgtccatataattgcgaaagcaattatgTAATTATGGTGACACACTATTGTGAGGGCACAGCAGCTCAACGTGCCTTTCCTGTGGTTGCTTAGTAGTATATTGACAAGCGCGTAAGGAACATTTTATTACGTCTAGGCAGCACCAACATAGAAAAGAATTAGAAAACGGGATAAGAAAGTAGCCACGGGTGCACAAGTCACGCAACACAGACGCTACTGAATCTATTCTACCAAGTAAAGTTAAAATAAAATTATTGTTTCTGTTCCATCTGTATTTTCACTGCTAAGTCCTGCTTCTGATCTGCTACCAACTTGCTCAGCTGGTAATTTCAATTGTAGGGATATATAGTGTCGATATATAGTACAGCCTCATAATTATTTATTAACATCCTTTGAGCTCCAAACAGGTAGTGTACCAGTGCCTTGCTTGGAACAATGTAGAAGACCATGAGCTTATGCTTACGCAGTATTTTTAATGTGTGAGGATACAGCGCTAGCACCATATTAATAAAGAATTGGGCGACTATGAGCATTCAAACTTATTGCTTGGCGGATGGGATGCTATAATAGATATAACATTTAGCAGATATGAAAtgaataatgaagccaaggacagcttgaaggggggggggggttaacttTTCTTTTGAGTGCAGAATTAACTGTGAATTCGGATTAAGTTGGCACTTATCTTCATCCTCCtgtataataacaataatatggAGCAGCAAGTTGGAGAAAAAATACCAGGCATCTTAGTATAATGTATATTGAATGCAAGGTTTCAGAAGGTACTAACTTACACAGTGCTTCCTCTCTGTACCAGAACAGTAAGTTACTGCTCCCAAGCATTCTTTTCTTGCTTCAAACAGCCGATTTTTTTGGTCCAAAGGTACGTATCCCTGCTCCAAACTCTGATTTTCTGCTTCGAAAGCTGCTCCAAAAGACCAAGTGCCGCTTCCATCACTGCGTAAACTTGCCTTGCTTGTTTTATCCAGCTGTTTAGGTTATGTTTTGTTATACCTGTTGTAAATTATAATTTAGTACTTTGTTGTCTTGGATGGCCCCAGTGGACACCCCACTATATATAAACACCCTCGCTGCACCCTATGGGTAGGTTGGGTGCAGTGTGGaactagtgtgtgtgtgtgtgtgtgtcgtttcTTCGGATGCTCCGATGGTGCTCATTGCCTCTTTCAAAAAGACTACAATATCTTCACCTGGTAGTGTGTTAAAATGCATCATGCTTTGCAAAGGGAGCGGTTTGTAGCATTCCTTGTCACTGCCAGAAATCATTTGCCACTATCTTGTAATGGCGGAGCACAGAGCAGACTGCACTCGAACAGAAGTTGCCATATTTTTGTGtctataacccgcaccaaaaatTTTAAACATTTTACAGTATGGTTAGGGTGCGGATTACTGGAATTTTGAtttgaggtgtggcttcatggcagcacAGCGTACACTGCCCCAAAGCCACACttcaaggcaaggttctcgagTACTCACAATTTCGTTATCTCCTGGAGAACCCCACTGTTTTTCTACCCCTGtgtgttgaagctcccttctccCCTCCTGCATTGTCGCTCATTCTGCTCTGTATGGGCCACCATTCTGTATGTAGCAGTTAGCGAATAGTGCACACGGCGATGGCAAAGTAGAACTAGGATCACGATAAGCCATGCTAAATAGCCCAGCTGCCATTTCCGAAAATTATAAAGCGGAGTCACTGGCTCAAGATAGGACATGGACAAGTCCATAGGCACCGACTACGGAGGGGGGCTCTGGGGCCCGAGCCCTCTACGGAGTTTCACGGGACAACCTGGCAAACCTGAGACAAACTGGCAGCTACCAGAGACAgcagcggaggactccatcttttaGTCATAGCCTACACACGGATGTTCTAGTATTTATGGCCTCATACCATCACGCTAGTGTGGGGTACATGGCGGCCCAGGCATCactttccaagtcatcagtttggagaattctaaatgacggcctttcacccgtaccaccttagccagcaccaatgcttagaagataggcACCTCTGGAATCGTTTAGATTTCTCAAATTGGGTCCTTACAAAAATCGATGAGTCACCCAACTTTTTTAGCAACATCTTGTgcgcagatgaagccaattttcataGAAgcgcctaggtaaatttgcataatgcacactactgAGGGGACTTCAAtgtacactgggtaaagcgcaatcggcaccagtactagtggtcgctcaatgtgtggttcagaatttacgccggtgctataatcggtcccatcttcttcagtcacacactgactggacagcgtcaCGTGAaagaaatccttgaaggagtgatggatgagtttctcagcggagtcccgctgtcacatcttccacttctgtggtatcagcaagatggggcacccgcacacagcagcagccgagcacaaaaCTGCCTGGATGCggcttttcatgcgcaatagctTAGAAGGCACAAGCCTCTAAATTGGCCAGCTATGTCACCTGACCTCTccattcgatttctttctttggggctatgtgaaagattgtgcttacAGGATTGAggcggacgtcagattagttcaaggcaaggataacggatgtctgccgtagaattccggcgatggtcatcaagaaagcctctgaagatgtgataaaatggacacagtactgcgtagctgcaaaggGAGACCCATTTGACCACATCCTCTAGGCTGGTGTGCAACAGAGCTCACGAGTTCATACATAATAACGGCATACTGAAatctgagtttttttttcttttttgcagacatcctgattgcccATTCGGATTATATTGAAGTGGTACATTTGCTTTCTTCAACGCATCGGTTTGCCTTTTCGCTACACATTGGTCGCTTCCTGGtctgtttattttgcttttatttttgacACGAACCTATTTTTGCAGCAAGTATActctttcatgaaaaataaaacggtcactttaatttggatTTAGTATGAAGCAAGTTTCTCACGTGAAATAGAGCTTCGAATGCACTATTTTGATGCAGTGCGAGCAAAgccaggattttgaaacattctatgcctgttacattgctttttgcatttcgtgcatgtcagagcggcgcttcgcccgcgttatcaaggggcttttgttatcgatgtgatcagtcggcctcgAGAGATGAATAAGTGtaacgtagaaatgagaggaaggattagctgcaaagccacaagaccTGTTGTTGGTGCCCCTTCCGTACCATTTCAAGGTGATGAGCTATCTCTTCGGGTTTGCAACAGGCAATCAAAATCAGCTTATTCGAGAgctctgctttatgatgcgggcgGGAGGTTTCTTTGtcagtaagaaaaaaattgtacgcaattagtatgttGCCGAAAGCACTGCAGCTAGAGGTCATTTTggtgtgcctacaaatgcctcatagACACTTTGAGAATAAGGACAGTACTTCTCGGGTtatataattaattgcaattactgaattaaatctcagtaacgaaagaattactggcggctactccactgtactggaaacagtaTGCACTACGTTTTCTTTgtgtaacgcaactgctcttctTTAAagccttggtgcatgatagttggggaacactgcaTAATTCACTCAACACCCAAAATGAGCCAAGCCAAATTGACTCGAAATCGGAATGCGCAGCAGCGCTGACagtcggactcacagaaaaaaatagagagggagagagagatgctgcagtttcactggaaaggcgaagcagtgtcagtgatagccaagtatgcggaAATTGCacaaaggaagattacaccactgaGAGGACTCAGGCCGTGAAATtcaactgtctcctactatgatgACGTGTATATACTCGTATATACAAGTCATCGTTATATATGATGAGTAATTTTTCCTTTATTATATACGCGTATAATGCCGTCACTTCAGAGCTCAATTCTTCAAGCTCGCACGAAGTTTGTTCAAGTGCAAGATATATGGGGTTTGGAAAggtggtcgccccccccccccccccccccgctaaaaTGAAAACTCTCCACCCATGGACAAGTCGTCTATCCCCAAATGGATACTGCTTATTCAAACATCTGAGGGATGTATGCAGTTATTTCCATGGGTTTTACActcatattttttctttctgggCTGTTCTGAAAGAGGATGCGGGTTGTTTTTGTTGGCCTGTTATATGGGTAAAACTACAGTATTTTCTAGCCAGCTCCTTCCAATCTCAACTTGCAAAAACGTTGCCAAAGTTTAGTGTGTGATCAAGAGGAAACACCGATGAAGTCTCGTATGAAACAAATTTGTTGTGCCAGCGAATCATAAGTTTTGCAAGTGCCAAATATGGCTTCCGGGCCTTAAGTGCTCATTAAAGAGAGCAAGCTTGGTCAAAGCATTTGAAAGTGTTCTCTAAGAATCGTAGGAATCCGAGAGAGTCGTCAAAAACACTCCACATTCTCTGACTTTGtaatttttttatctttctgAAAAATACTTTTCTTAAGTGGACTTCAGAAACAAGGTCATGAAGCCTTCAAATGCAGATATATTAGGTAAATTAAAAAGGACCATTAGGAGTTCTTTGTCTCATCATACTTGGAATTCCCTCAAGATCTCTAAAAAATGAAGCTTGTCATCAAATTTAGCATCTCTGTTCTTTTTATCATTTCATAATTACTTATACTTACTTTTGTTTTACTTGTGCAGCATCAAGGTCTTCCATTTCTTCAACTGCCAAATGTGACAACTCAAAGCAAGGATGCCtccaccgatgtcacctatgTGACTATGAGGCTGATGAACTGTTTCGTCTGGAAGAACATGCCAGTGTGCATAatggcgagaagccatttcagtgcccttcatgccctcggagcttctcaaacagatACACCCTAAAGGTTCACCTGTGCATCCACACGGGTGAACGACCgtttcaatgcccttcatgcgTTCAGAGCTTCACACAAAAAATTCACCTGAAAagccacctgcgcacccacacaggcgaaaagccatttcagtgcccttcatgctctcagagcttctcacaaaagggcaACCTCaaagcccacctgcgcacccacacaggtgagaagccatttgagtgcccttcatgccctcagagcttctcacaacaGGCCCACCTGAAAggccacctgcgcacccacacaggcgagaagccatttcagtgcccttcatgctctcagggCTTCTCACACAAGGGTCACCTGAAAgcgcacctgcgcacccacacaggcgagaagccatatcagtgcccttcatgctctcagagcttctcacaaaggAGCAACCTTAGGAAACACatgaggcgagaagccatttcagtgcccacTCTGCCTTCAGAGATTCTCGTTGAAGAATGCCCTGAAGATACAACAGTGTATTCATACAGCTGACCGGCCATATAGTTGCACCGTCTGCTCCAGGGCCTCATCACTTGAACAGACTTAAGAGAGCACAGTACCATGATACTGTAGGGTAGGTCAACAATCTCGTTGAACTAGAGTCTGAATTAAACATCTACATATGTGTAGCATGTTACATAGTGTTCCACAGCATGTGGTAGCACAAGTGTCTCCACATGCTcctaagcggaagctttagcttgggcccaactccgatgctgcCAATTCAAGTGCATGTAAAACACAGAGATGCTTTTcggagataaccactgggcctattataatgaaatttgttacatttgagagaaaaagttaactctggtgactgctggaagcagaattttggTGAAAGGCCTAAATGGTATAACAAGAATTTACAACGATTGTTAAGcttgaaaaaaattgaagcaagaAGTTTATAAATTTGTAGCTGTGCACCTGAAATAGATATTGTAGTTCTGTAAACTGAATATGGTAAGTCATCCAATGTGGACAAGTTTGATGTATCAATTTATATCTTTTGTGAACCTGTTACATTGTTTACGGTAACCTTGAAAATATTTGAAAACCTTgtttaatacatcaattttgtccgctttagatgtcaTATTCGATGCActttacagaattgtgacattttttattgctgagttacagagttgtaaacttgatagttttgctttctgaaaatttgtgatcttccacaattttttttaacagattgatgacctaaataaaaaatttactaccaacagtcactagatagtATTTCTTTTAATATGCCACAAActtcgtcaagtttggtgcagtagttgccaaGAGAAACGATTTCACCTTTTCATGTATTTCGGTAGGAGCCCCCAAGCCAAATGTTGCTAAATccctgaaacaattttttttagggTCACCATATTTGTTCTAGATCATTTCTTAGCGCGTTATGCAACACAGAGCAAAATAAATTGAGAACTGACCCTCACAAAGCCTATGTTATAGCTGAGACAAGATTtcaaaatacagttaaacctcgatataatgaagcctGTAAAAATCAGcagtttgctttgttatattgtgACTTTTCAATATTAGGAAAGTATTCAACATTTGTTGCGATCTCAAAAATAAGTTTGCATGCCCCTAGAATATATGTATGTTCATTGTAATACTTATTACACTACAGATGTCTGAATGATCTGCTTTCTATTGAGTACTGTgatttgttgtttttttattatctttttgTACATATGAACTTGTTCTGTTAGACCGACTCATGTATTTGTCACCTCTAGGTTCTGGAGTACATGGGTCATCCTGGAGGCTCTTTTGATTTTACTGTATTCGCATGTTCTTTTTACAGATGGGTACTTTGTTAAAGCAATTGCTTGTTCAGTAATTTAGCTTTCCTCTGTCTGTTTCATCAGAGTATCAAATAAATGCCAATATTTAATGAGTATTCGTTGTCTGTTCACGGTATTTCACTACTTGAATAACAGCATGCATTATGGGCACGTTAGCATTTTACTGTATTGGGGGCTGTCAGAGAAGTTGATGGACGGCAGTTGAAAGTTCATTATTAGCACAGAAAGAACTTGATATAAGTAACATACATGAGTAATTTAAGTTTTGAGTTGAATGTCAAGTCCACCATGCCTAATTCATTCGTACATATTATTTCAACTAATGTGTCAGTATTTCTATAATCACCAGTGACATATCTGTAGAAATATTTGTACAGTTACCTCTCAGTTGTACGAGAATCAgtttaacgaatatttcagaataataaACTTTTAGAAAATACGCAGCAGTTTTCCTATGCATTCAGTGCAAAAATCTGATTTAAATGAATTTCTGAATAGCGTATATTTCAGTTGAGCGAACTAGATCAGTGGAtccaggcgcatttttttttaatccgttcAATGAAGTTTTGTAATCTGCAGTGGTGGTATAACCGATGGCCACTGCGCCCAGATCACCCCTCCATCGGCGGCTATGTGCAGTGCGACAGTGAGCTGGTTACTTTTGCTGAACTATCAGGtctggaaattgtttccagtATTGGTCCCAAAGAAGAAGGGTGCGACGACGAAGATTTaatggcagaggcagattcaaatcctgtaaTTATAGCAGAggctgtaggatgccttggaaagttgcAAGGCTTTTTGTCTCAGCAACAAACCGTGCCAGAAGAAGTGTGCTAAAACATAGACTCTCTGGAAAGCTTTGTTACTTGTGCTTTAAGAGCATCAGTGTAAatgaaaatgaattttttttctcaagaTGAGATAAGTAGCAGCGTAACTGTTACGCACTTTGTATATACTGATGTACATAAACTCCATATATTCTATTTGAACAAGAGGAAAGGGGGTTATCCGAGGGgaacaatttttattaatcatataataagccaacaaacaaggacagcatacgggaaattacttgtacttactaattgaattaaagaaatcataaattaatggcacaaaaagtggatgaaaaacaacccGTGTCCACAGCGAACAAAACACTCAAAACATATGAACTACAACACGGTGAACGCACGCAGGGCGCACAAAAACTGCAGAAAAGCACGGACCAAGCCACACACGAGGTGCAAAGCCAACAAACAGGTGGAGACGGCAAAATATCGACAGATCAGTTTAACATGTGTTATTTGTGGCCAGAGGAAAAACTATAAGCCGACAACTGTTTGCAATATTTATTTAGCTTGTTGCGCAATTTTACTTTGTAAAGCCTCTAGACATTTACGCACAGCGTTAGGTTAACGTTACGATCACTTATTCGTGCTTCAGTtaacaaaacaataacaaaaacttTTCTAGCCTCGTCCCATGCGCGTCACTTAACCAGAACAGTGACCCTTTCGTAAGTGCGCCTTAAGTGCAGTTTCTAAAACTCATCTTGAACTTATACTTTTCTTGTACTTCCATAAGTGAACTTTTCATCAAGCTTAGGTTAAGTTTAAGGCTCATTCTTGAATACGGCGGTAAATCTCGTGTGTGCGCGACCAGTGAAACCTTCATGCTCTGAACCCTTCCCTGTTCTTTGTCCTCGTCATTGTCTAGTTACTACAGGACGATATTAGAGGACAGTCGGATTGTCTACTGACCTTAAAggtaagagaaaatgagacattctcgcaatcgtagcaattgctgcaaaagaaacccatacgggttcctcgaaagagaaaCCTCAGAATGTCGCATTTccccttaattacttctctccaccttgcgggcttccgcagaactatcacGTTAAAGGTAAGAGGTTCAAAAATTACATCTGATATGAGTATTAGAGACAACTGGAAGCGCTTTTATTATATTTGATATTGAGTAATTGACACGCTTAAAGTACAGTTTGCATGTTTCCTGTGAAAGTTGCATAGCTGCTATTTTCGTTATCTTGTGAAGATTGGGGCACAAGCCACTTCACTGCAAGACCCTTGGGAACATTAAAATAATATTTAGCGGATTAGCATTTGAAGACCTTTATTACTAATATATTATTACGCAATGACTGAGTGCGTCCGTTTGCTTTTGTATTGCTTCCATCATAAATAGTCTTACACACAAGCGTCAGATGTGATTAATAGGTACGAGCATTTTTAAATACCTTATTCAGATCGGCAGGTTTCGCCAAGCTTCAACGTTTTCTGCTAAATTTTCGCCGTTTCTGGAGACTGTCGGTCTCCTTTCATTAGACTGAGCGAGCGTCGTTGTAGTTAACTTAAATGAGGACTTGGAGGGTGCATCCCGTTCTGAAGATATCAAACAATGACCTAGAGATCTTAATAACTCGCGTCGGCGAGTTTTATCGCCAATGTCAGCTTTCTTGTTAAATTTCCATACTGTAACTCATAAATTCCTTTtgaaattatttttcattgttgcgCTTAATAAAAGTAATTCTATAAAAATAAACTTCGTATAACTTACTTATGGCTTCGTAAATTGGCTTGTAGGCTCTGCAGTGACTGTACCATGTCATTGAAACAGGAGCTCTCTGGCGCTCAAAAGCGCCATTTAGcaacagtgacaaaaaaaaagaaccttagcgaaactttagaaaaaaaaatgcctaagCTTTCTAGCTATTTTGCCAGCGGCAAGAGCCCGGCCAGTAATACGTGAGGCCAGCGAAGGCAACCAAACAGACCGGCCGCTCATCGAGACTGCTGCAAGCAGACGCAAGCGAGGCACTCTCGTCTATGGCTTTATAGTCAGCAGCCTCAGCGAGCACGTTCGAAAAACCAACTTCATCACACACTATGATCAAGCTTGTTTCTCCAGGGACGAGCTGCCTGACCGGAACAGACCAGCCATCGCTCGGTGAGGGCCCTTGCATGTCTATGATCCCGCTGGCTAGTTTCCCCTGCGCGCAGCCACTGTCAACTTTTGGGTGGCACAAACCCAGGATGTTTGTGAAGATACTATAAACATGCAAGGTGATTACTCTCGCTCGAAGAGGTACTTTCAGCCAACTGACGCGGTACCGAAGGGCCACCACCGCCACTTCAAGCAAGAAATGTTCTATGCTCACCGCACCAACGGCAAAGTCGTCTTGCTTGAATGTCTGCTGTACAGACCCTCCAAAGGATCCATACATTGCTTTCCTTGTACTCTGACTTCGTCAGGAAAGGACCAATTTTTGGAGCCAGATGGGTTCAGTTCATAGAACAAGGCATATGCGAAGTTCAAGACACACGAGGAAAGTGAGTGTCATAGACAATGCGTGTTTGACCTGTGCACGCGACATTCTCTTAGAACCTTGGTCatttggggtgcgatcttgtacgcgttccaagaTAGAACGGAGGAGGTCCGTTCtaccgagccgcacacgattggttaATTTGAAGCGTGACAAACGCCATGACGTCAGTTGTGACGTgctatctgctgtcaatcattccgtgtcctctgctatcggacgaacgcaacggaacggaacacctatttcgtgacgtaaagaacggaccgcctccgtttgATTTTgtaacgcgtacaagatcgcaccatTGATCACTTGAAGAGCACTATTCGGAATGGGCAACTTACTGGAGAAATGTCCTTCAGCGCATAGTTGCTGTTGTAATGTTTCTGGCAGAACGAGGGCTCTCTCTCAGGGTATCCAACCATTTAATCGGGTCTCCACAATATAGCAACTTCCTTGGGTGTCTTGAACTGATCGCCAAGTTTGATCCTTTCCTTGCTGCCCATATAAAGAACTTTGGGAACGCTGGACGTGGCAAGACATCCTACCTCTCCTCAACCATTGTGTAAGAGGTTGTAAAAGCTTTTGGAACTGAagtccgaaaaaaaaatgaattgcttCTCTCCTTCGGTTGATTCTACACCTGATTCGAGTCACAGGGATCAACTTACAATGGTTATTCGCTACATCGCTAACGATGAGCCTGAAGAACATTTTATTGGGTTCTTGTATACCCATAACCAGTCACAAAGGGGAAGGTCTGATGAAGTCAACACTCTACTTATTAAAAAAAATCTTCAAGTTAACTTGGCGTTAACTTCCAAGACTGTCGTGGCCAGTCATACGATAACGCGAGCAATATGGCTGGCAAATACTCCGGTATGCAggctcataaaaaaagaaagattaatcCACAAACAAATTTTATGCCCTGCGCTGCTCACTCTCTTAACCTAGTCGGGGTGCATGCTGTAGATTCTTGTGGGCAAGGCGTTAGCTTTTTCGGGCTTGTGCAGCGCaatgagggcctttgggggtattttgaataaataaataaataaaataaataaatatacgttTTCTTTGCCGCGTCTGCTCATCTCGGGGCTGTACTTCAGGCTCACTTGAAAGAAAACACGACAGCGGTAATCCCAAAGCAAGTCTCAGACACGCGGTGGTCAGCGCAAGCGTATGCAACGAGGGCTCTCGTGGCAGGTTCCAAAGAAATCAAAACCTCCTTGATGGAACTATCCTAAGATCCTGGTGAACGAGCAGAAACGAAACACGAGGCAGGCAAATTCTTTGCTGAAGGCAATGACAGGGTTGGAAACTGCGCTGATGGCCCAGTTTTGGTAAGAGCTTTGAAGCGCTTCAACGCCACCAGCAAGGCACTTCAGAGCCCAACACGGTCAATCAATGCTGCCGTAAGGCTGATGAAATCGTTGTGTAATCGTGTGTCCGGCTTAGAGAGAGGTTCGATGAAATTGAAAAGCTAGCGAAGAAAGCGTTGGACAATGTTTCGTACAAAGCAAGTACCCAGAGAAAGCGAAAATAGTCGACACGATACGACACCACTGAAGGCACGAGCACGACAGAGCCACAAGATCCTTCAGCTAAGTTCCGCTGCGAAACCTTCTTCGTCATGATTGACAATATCATGCACGCTCTCGCAGTTCGCTAGCGAGCTCACACCAAAGTCTGCTTGCAATTTGCTGTTATTACAGATTGGAAGTGATTTTCCCCAGTGCAGATCTGGCGCCTGCAAACAATGGACCTAGTGAAAAAGTATCCTGATCTGGCTGGCATATTTCCCGATGAGCTTGAACAGTTTATTTAATTTGCGAGAACAAAGGCTGTTCTTTGACAGACATGCTGAGACTTCTAATTTGTAACAAGCTTGGAGGTTCATTCCTAGATGTTCATGTTTCTGTTAGAATT
Above is a genomic segment from Dermacentor andersoni chromosome 8, qqDerAnde1_hic_scaffold, whole genome shotgun sequence containing:
- the LOC129386807 gene encoding uncharacterized protein isoform X2 — its product is MSLAESITAKTACHAPSKVFNQVEVGTQCSLPLADKSVGCSFKAGIESRSVQTTEAVDQLHFTSASRSSISSTAKCDNSKQGCLHRCHLCDYEADELFRLEEHASVHNGEKPFQCPSCPRSFSNRYTLKVHLCIHTGERPFQCPSCVQSFTQKIHLKSHLRTHTGEKPFQCPSCSQSFSQKGNLKAHLRTHTGEKPFECPSCPQSFSQQAHLKGHLRTHTGEKPFQCPSCSQGFSHKGHLKAHLRTHTGEKPYQCPSCSQSFSQRSNLRKHMRREAISVPTLPSEILVEECPEDTTVYSYS